A stretch of Microbulbifer sp. SAOS-129_SWC DNA encodes these proteins:
- a CDS encoding TonB-dependent receptor: MKKTCVAVAIAAACQPVASLAADELEQLVVTGNRVEIPKAHSGVSISVVTKADIERLGYASLLDVIRTLPGVSVSNNGGTGKVSNVYLRGESGFRTLVLLDGVNIADPTNTQVAAQLQHLLADDIERIEILRGPQGMMYGAGAGGVINIVSKKSREPLQAQLGVEAGRYGTQQVNADLGGQSERWDYRINLADFRNDGFNSRVSDSSGERDGYENFTGSARLGYQFSDTFDVEGQVRRTDTESEFDGCYAGFVTTNDCLDKFNQTSYRLAGNYQRGKTAHRVSVARQEITRDSLSQGESSYAVDGAIAEANYVGNSAVAGGQLVWGAELERQDFAAAASKQDLDSLGLFTEWNGNLAERVYYTVGYRRDRLDSENHNSWRVSAAYPVLLGDSQQLKYRASYGTGYRAPSPYEVAYNIAEDVAAVSPESSRGYELGLDYQLAALLRVEATYFNQQVTDAIVYDYTLGTWGAYAQDNGESESQGLELSLGGDFSPALSWSLNGTWLDAVNTAGAQRLQVPQRVANLGLTYRLLGDRLSINGNWQRVADRLSPNPAWGGPALQLDDYDKLDINAAYRLSDSVRLTLRGENLLDEDYREVAGYNTAGAAVYAGVQLTL; this comes from the coding sequence ATGAAAAAAACCTGTGTGGCAGTAGCGATTGCTGCCGCGTGCCAGCCTGTTGCGTCACTGGCGGCCGATGAGCTCGAACAGCTGGTTGTTACCGGCAACCGGGTCGAAATACCCAAAGCCCACAGCGGCGTATCCATTTCCGTCGTCACAAAAGCCGATATCGAGCGCCTCGGATACGCCAGCCTGCTGGATGTGATCCGCACATTGCCCGGGGTGTCGGTCAGCAACAACGGCGGCACCGGCAAGGTCAGCAACGTGTATCTGCGCGGCGAGAGCGGTTTCCGCACACTGGTGCTGCTCGACGGCGTCAACATTGCCGACCCCACCAATACCCAGGTGGCGGCGCAGCTCCAGCACCTGCTGGCCGACGATATCGAGCGCATCGAGATACTCAGGGGGCCGCAGGGCATGATGTACGGCGCCGGTGCCGGCGGTGTGATCAATATTGTGAGTAAAAAAAGCCGCGAACCGCTGCAGGCACAGCTTGGCGTGGAGGCCGGCCGTTACGGAACACAGCAGGTCAATGCCGATCTCGGCGGGCAATCCGAGCGCTGGGATTACCGCATCAATCTCGCCGATTTCCGCAATGACGGCTTCAACAGTCGCGTGAGTGACAGCAGCGGCGAGCGCGACGGTTACGAAAACTTCACCGGTTCCGCGCGACTGGGTTACCAGTTCAGTGACACATTCGACGTGGAGGGGCAGGTGCGCCGCACCGATACCGAGTCGGAGTTTGACGGCTGCTATGCCGGCTTCGTCACCACCAATGACTGCCTGGATAAATTCAACCAGACCAGTTACCGGCTGGCGGGCAATTACCAGCGCGGCAAAACCGCGCACCGCGTCTCGGTTGCGCGACAGGAAATCACCCGTGACAGCCTGTCGCAGGGGGAGAGCAGTTACGCGGTCGACGGTGCAATTGCGGAAGCCAATTATGTCGGCAATAGCGCAGTGGCGGGCGGCCAACTGGTGTGGGGTGCGGAGCTGGAGCGGCAGGATTTCGCCGCAGCGGCGAGCAAACAGGACCTGGACAGCCTCGGCCTGTTTACCGAGTGGAACGGCAATCTTGCTGAACGTGTCTACTACACCGTCGGTTACCGACGCGACCGACTGGATAGCGAAAACCACAACAGCTGGCGTGTGTCCGCAGCCTACCCGGTACTGCTGGGCGACAGTCAGCAGCTAAAATACCGCGCCAGTTACGGCACCGGCTATCGCGCACCCAGCCCCTATGAGGTGGCCTATAACATCGCCGAGGACGTCGCCGCGGTCAGCCCGGAAAGCAGCCGCGGTTACGAGCTGGGGCTGGATTACCAGCTGGCGGCGCTGCTGCGGGTTGAAGCCACCTATTTCAACCAGCAGGTGACCGATGCCATCGTCTACGACTATACGCTCGGCACCTGGGGCGCCTACGCCCAGGATAACGGCGAGAGCGAATCGCAAGGCCTGGAGCTTTCCCTCGGGGGAGATTTCAGCCCGGCGCTTTCCTGGTCCCTGAACGGTACCTGGCTGGATGCCGTGAATACCGCCGGCGCGCAGCGCCTGCAGGTACCGCAGCGGGTAGCGAACCTGGGGCTGACCTATCGGCTGCTCGGGGATCGCCTCAGCATCAATGGCAACTGGCAGCGGGTGGCCGACCGGCTGAGCCCGAATCCCGCCTGGGGCGGTCCGGCGCTGCAGCTCGATGATTACGACAAGCTGGATATCAATGCTGCTTATCGGTTGTCTGATTCCGTGCGCCTGAC
- a CDS encoding ABC transporter ATP-binding protein — translation MKREPVEITCEQLSLKRGGRRVLDELRCVFHPGELTAIVGPNGAGKSTLLEILAGILSPTSGALRFDGRDTQRIPAAERARLCAYLPQAETPAWSLAAADMVALGLLPWGRRDGDSERIDTALQLVDAGVLAQRPVTELSGGELRRVQLARLLVGEAPLLIADEPSAALDIRHQLQLMHNFRRVADAGKTVILALHDLALAARFCDRVLLLQDGRLRAQGAPEDVFTPALIGDVYGISCEFRWRNGVADFVPLDLI, via the coding sequence GTGAAGCGAGAGCCTGTGGAAATCACCTGTGAACAGCTGTCCCTGAAGCGCGGTGGCCGCCGGGTTCTCGACGAACTCCGCTGCGTGTTCCACCCGGGGGAACTGACTGCGATAGTCGGCCCCAATGGCGCCGGCAAGAGCACGCTGCTGGAAATTCTCGCCGGCATATTGTCGCCGACATCCGGTGCGCTGCGCTTCGACGGCCGCGATACGCAGCGCATTCCCGCGGCAGAACGGGCGCGGCTGTGCGCTTACCTGCCGCAGGCGGAGACACCGGCCTGGAGCCTTGCGGCGGCGGATATGGTGGCGCTGGGACTGCTGCCCTGGGGGCGCCGCGACGGCGATAGCGAGCGCATCGACACGGCACTGCAGCTGGTGGATGCCGGCGTGCTGGCACAGCGGCCGGTGACGGAGCTGTCCGGCGGCGAGCTGCGCCGCGTGCAGTTGGCGCGGTTGCTGGTCGGCGAGGCGCCGCTGTTGATCGCCGACGAGCCCAGCGCCGCGCTGGATATCCGCCACCAGCTGCAACTGATGCACAACTTCCGCAGGGTGGCCGACGCCGGCAAGACAGTGATATTGGCGCTGCACGACCTGGCGCTGGCGGCGCGCTTCTGCGATCGGGTACTGCTGTTGCAGGACGGGCGCCTGCGCGCCCAGGGCGCACCCGAGGATGTATTCACCCCGGCGCTGATCGGTGATGTCTATGGCATCAGTTGTGAGTTTCGCTGGCGCAATGGCGTGGCGGATTTTGTGCCGCTGGACTTGATTTGA
- a CDS encoding iron ABC transporter permease, producing MAFRLPDNRAGWALLALALALPLALLAALASGPVPIDLANAIARGWHSEASDAVILWQLRLPRALLAILVGAALGMGGAAMQGMLRNPLAEPALLGVSSGAALAAIVLLYYGFSLQGFWGAAWQSGWLLPLLAMAGAFAAVLCVWLLAGRGASASRLVLAGVAINAFLSALMALALNYAPSMFAMQEIVFWLLGSLANRGWDQLLLALPFILFGALLLFAARNYLRALSLGEASAASLGFRGKRYPLLVLLGIAAAVGAAVAVAGTIGFVGLVVPHLVRPLVRRDPGRLLWASALAGALLLLLADILVVNFVGAQELRIGAVTAFIGAPFFFWLIVSARRGRSL from the coding sequence TTGGCATTCCGTCTTCCCGATAACCGCGCTGGCTGGGCGCTGCTGGCGCTGGCGCTGGCACTGCCGCTGGCGCTGCTCGCGGCGCTGGCCAGCGGGCCGGTGCCCATCGATCTGGCCAATGCCATCGCCCGCGGCTGGCACAGCGAGGCCAGCGATGCGGTGATCCTGTGGCAGCTGCGCCTGCCGCGCGCGCTGCTGGCGATTCTGGTCGGTGCGGCGCTGGGCATGGGCGGCGCGGCGATGCAGGGCATGCTGCGCAACCCGCTGGCGGAGCCGGCGCTGCTGGGGGTGAGCAGCGGCGCGGCGCTGGCGGCGATAGTGCTGCTCTACTACGGATTTTCCCTGCAGGGGTTCTGGGGCGCGGCCTGGCAGTCGGGCTGGCTGTTGCCGCTGTTGGCGATGGCCGGTGCCTTTGCCGCGGTGCTGTGTGTGTGGTTGCTGGCCGGGCGCGGTGCCAGTGCCAGCCGCCTGGTGCTGGCGGGGGTGGCGATCAATGCATTTCTGTCGGCGTTGATGGCGCTGGCCCTGAATTACGCGCCGAGCATGTTTGCGATGCAGGAGATTGTCTTCTGGCTGCTGGGGTCGCTGGCCAACCGCGGCTGGGACCAGCTGCTGCTGGCGCTGCCGTTTATCCTGTTCGGCGCGTTGCTGCTGTTTGCCGCGCGCAATTACCTGCGCGCGCTGTCGCTGGGCGAGGCCAGTGCGGCATCGCTGGGCTTTCGCGGCAAGCGCTACCCGTTGCTGGTGCTGCTGGGAATCGCCGCGGCGGTGGGGGCGGCGGTGGCGGTGGCCGGTACCATCGGCTTTGTCGGCCTCGTGGTACCGCACCTGGTGCGGCCGCTGGTGCGGCGCGACCCGGGCCGGCTGCTGTGGGCCAGCGCCCTGGCCGGGGCACTGCTGCTGTTGCTGGCGGATATTCTGGTGGTCAATTTTGTCGGGGCGCAGGAGCTGCGCATCGGCGCGGTGACCGCGTTTATCGGCGCGCCCTTCTTTTTCTGGCTGATTGTCAGTGCGCGGCGGGGGCGAAGCCTGTGA
- a CDS encoding ABC transporter substrate-binding protein, whose amino-acid sequence MVFIPRILSLLLLAVALPAAAQSHIASLNLCIDQILLNWVAPDRIVSVTWLSADDHYRSAPLPEGIYLNRGRAEELLRLHPDLVLVGQYGAQRAARRLRDLGVRVVDIPDAYSLQQLVQQLDALQSALGDIPRLAAEKAQLQQVLAQPQPSAESPARATALILSANNITYGSGMLEHQLLERAGFKNLGAADGTKQLRRVSLEEVIAAQPDLLVLYGGDNDFALAHLAERHPVIRRYIDSGRTFTLPAALGYCPALVASDVLQQLEKKRESLGIPSSR is encoded by the coding sequence ATGGTCTTTATACCCCGGATCCTCTCCCTCCTTCTGCTGGCGGTTGCGCTTCCGGCCGCGGCCCAGTCCCACATCGCCTCCCTGAACCTGTGCATCGACCAGATACTGCTGAACTGGGTCGCGCCGGACAGGATCGTCTCGGTCACCTGGCTGTCCGCCGACGACCACTACCGCTCGGCGCCGTTGCCAGAGGGCATTTACCTGAACCGCGGTCGCGCCGAGGAGCTGCTGCGCCTGCATCCGGATCTGGTGCTGGTCGGCCAGTACGGCGCGCAGCGCGCGGCGCGGCGGTTGCGTGACCTGGGCGTGAGGGTGGTGGACATTCCCGATGCCTACAGTCTTCAGCAGCTGGTGCAGCAACTGGATGCGCTGCAGAGTGCACTGGGCGATATTCCCCGCCTGGCGGCGGAAAAAGCGCAGCTGCAACAGGTGCTGGCGCAGCCGCAACCATCGGCGGAATCGCCGGCGCGGGCCACGGCGCTGATCCTGTCCGCCAACAATATTACCTACGGCAGCGGCATGCTCGAACACCAGCTGCTCGAGCGCGCCGGCTTCAAGAACCTCGGCGCGGCCGATGGCACCAAGCAGCTGCGCCGGGTCAGCCTGGAAGAAGTGATCGCCGCGCAGCCGGATCTGCTGGTGCTCTACGGCGGCGACAACGACTTCGCCCTGGCGCACCTGGCCGAGCGCCACCCGGTGATCCGCCGCTATATCGACAGCGGCCGCACGTTTACCCTGCCAGCGGCGCTGGGTTACTGTCCGGCGCTGGTGGCGAGCGACGTTCTGCAACAGCTCGAAAAAAAGAGAGAGTCCCTTGGCATTCCGTCTTCCCGATAA
- a CDS encoding DUF6249 domain-containing protein, giving the protein MNEDTLELLVPFAFFLLIGASLWMVLHFRARKALEIQQTVRMALDKGIELTPELLEHLGADNRPHPQQDLRNSIAWIMVAAGIALFGFCIPDPSHSAFKALLGIAALPLAVGLGYLAMYRVADRQLA; this is encoded by the coding sequence ATGAACGAAGACACGCTCGAGCTACTGGTTCCCTTCGCCTTTTTCCTGCTGATCGGCGCATCACTGTGGATGGTATTGCACTTTCGCGCACGCAAAGCGCTGGAAATCCAGCAAACGGTGCGTATGGCCCTGGATAAAGGTATCGAACTGACACCGGAACTGCTCGAACATCTGGGCGCCGACAACCGGCCGCACCCGCAACAGGATCTGCGCAACAGCATTGCCTGGATCATGGTCGCCGCCGGCATCGCCCTGTTCGGTTTTTGCATCCCCGACCCGAGTCACAGCGCGTTCAAGGCGCTGCTGGGCATCGCCGCCCTGCCCCTGGCTGTTGGTCTCGGCTACCTCGCCATGTATCGGGTTGCCGACCGCCAGCTGGCCTGA
- the radA gene encoding DNA repair protein RadA, translating into MATKRKTAYVCNECGADYSKWAGQCSACGTWNSLSEVRLGPDHKDSRAANFTDAEAGYAGAAGAGKVQKLSEIDLSELPRIPTNAAELDRVLGGGLVPGSVVLIGGHPGAGKSTILLQTLCHLARSMPALYITGEESLQQVAMRAKRLGLPADDLQMLSETDVERICLVAKDVKPRVMVVDSIQVMHMSDVQSAPGSVAQVRESAAYLTRFAKQTGTALILVGHVTKDGSLAGPKVLEHIIDCSVLLEGTHDSRFRTLRAHKNRFGAVNELGVFAMTEQGLKEVSNPSAIFLQRAEEVAAGSVVTSVWEGTRPLLVELQALVDDSSLGNPRRVAVGLDQNRLNMLLAVLHRHGGVLVGDQDVFINVVGGVKVMETSADLTLLLAVVSSFRNRALARDLMVFGEVGLAGEIRPVPSGQERLREAAKHGFRKAIVPAANRLKNDIDGMEMVPVKTLAEALAAIDMD; encoded by the coding sequence TTGGCCACAAAACGCAAAACCGCCTATGTCTGCAACGAGTGCGGCGCCGACTACAGCAAGTGGGCCGGCCAGTGCAGCGCCTGCGGCACCTGGAACAGCCTCAGCGAAGTGCGCCTGGGGCCGGATCACAAGGACAGCCGCGCGGCCAACTTCACCGACGCCGAGGCCGGCTATGCCGGCGCCGCCGGTGCCGGCAAGGTGCAGAAACTCTCGGAGATCGATCTCAGCGAGCTGCCGCGCATCCCCACCAACGCCGCCGAGCTGGACCGGGTGCTCGGTGGCGGCCTGGTGCCCGGATCGGTGGTGTTGATCGGCGGCCACCCGGGCGCCGGCAAGTCCACGATTCTGCTGCAGACCCTGTGCCACCTGGCGCGCAGCATGCCGGCGCTGTACATCACCGGTGAGGAATCCCTGCAACAGGTGGCCATGCGCGCCAAGCGCCTGGGGCTGCCGGCCGACGATCTGCAGATGCTCAGCGAGACCGATGTGGAGCGCATCTGCCTGGTGGCCAAAGACGTGAAACCGCGGGTGATGGTGGTGGATTCCATCCAGGTGATGCATATGTCCGATGTGCAGTCGGCCCCCGGTTCCGTCGCGCAAGTACGCGAAAGTGCCGCCTACCTGACCCGCTTCGCCAAGCAGACCGGCACCGCCCTGATTCTGGTCGGCCACGTCACCAAGGACGGCAGCCTCGCCGGCCCCAAGGTACTGGAGCACATCATCGACTGCTCGGTATTGCTGGAAGGCACCCACGATTCCCGCTTCCGCACCCTGCGCGCGCACAAGAACCGCTTCGGCGCGGTCAATGAGCTGGGCGTGTTCGCGATGACCGAACAGGGCCTGAAAGAAGTTTCCAACCCCTCGGCGATCTTCCTGCAGCGCGCCGAGGAGGTGGCGGCCGGCTCGGTGGTGACGTCCGTATGGGAGGGCACACGGCCGCTTTTAGTGGAGCTGCAGGCGCTGGTGGACGACAGCAGCCTCGGCAACCCGCGCCGGGTGGCCGTGGGCCTGGACCAGAACCGCCTGAACATGCTGCTGGCGGTGCTGCACCGCCACGGCGGCGTATTGGTGGGCGACCAGGATGTATTTATCAATGTGGTTGGCGGGGTCAAGGTGATGGAGACCAGCGCCGACCTGACCCTGCTGCTGGCGGTGGTGTCCAGTTTCCGCAACCGCGCGCTGGCCCGCGACCTGATGGTATTTGGCGAAGTGGGCCTGGCCGGAGAGATACGCCCGGTGCCCTCCGGTCAGGAGCGCCTGCGCGAGGCGGCCAAGCACGGTTTCCGCAAGGCCATAGTCCCGGCCGCCAATCGCCTGAAAAACGATATCGACGGCATGGAAATGGTGCCGGTGAAAACCCTGGCCGAGGCGCTGGCGGCGATTGATATGGATTGA
- a CDS encoding TolC family protein, whose product MRPSIYAVWLALAAALMPSYGAAQDQLTFDQAIAIAVGSDPWLDGSRYSEAALEDEAIAAAQLPDPQVAVTALNFPTDTFNFGQEPMTQFALGISQMFPRGHSRALSRQQKELLAAREPLLRADRRARVTAVVARLWLDAYRARESIHLIEGDRALFEQLVDAAVAGYASAQGRTRQPDVIRAQLELTRLDDRLTVLQQRRDSAERKLAEWVQGAGTTGGALPHLEPLLPVKDRRPASAWYQQLHLHPAVLALDAKIDAAATGIDLARQKYKPEWGLKAAYGIRGEDPAGQERTDLLTVGVSFDLPLFTAKRQDKILSAAVARTAATETEKSLLIRKLLAQLENARLQLIRLDQRRTLYRQQLLPQMREQAEASLAAYYNDEGDFAEAVRARIAELNAKIDALDIAVERLQVIAQLNYLLTRVPAETGEPQK is encoded by the coding sequence ATGAGACCCTCCATTTACGCCGTGTGGCTCGCGCTCGCGGCCGCGCTGATGCCATCGTATGGCGCGGCGCAAGACCAGCTGACCTTTGATCAGGCCATCGCCATCGCCGTGGGCAGCGATCCGTGGCTGGACGGCAGCCGCTACTCCGAAGCCGCGCTGGAAGACGAAGCCATTGCGGCCGCCCAGCTGCCGGACCCGCAAGTGGCGGTTACCGCGCTCAACTTCCCCACGGACACCTTCAATTTCGGCCAGGAGCCGATGACCCAATTCGCCCTTGGCATCAGCCAGATGTTTCCGCGCGGCCACAGCCGCGCGCTCTCCCGCCAGCAGAAAGAGCTGCTCGCCGCCCGCGAGCCCCTGCTGCGCGCAGATCGGCGTGCCCGGGTCACCGCGGTGGTGGCGCGGTTATGGCTGGACGCCTACCGCGCACGGGAGAGCATCCACCTGATCGAGGGTGACCGCGCCTTGTTCGAGCAACTCGTGGATGCCGCCGTGGCCGGCTATGCGTCGGCGCAGGGCCGCACACGCCAACCGGATGTCATCCGTGCGCAACTGGAACTGACCCGACTCGACGACCGCCTGACGGTGCTGCAACAGCGCCGGGACAGCGCCGAGCGCAAGTTGGCCGAATGGGTACAGGGCGCCGGAACTACCGGCGGGGCCCTGCCGCACCTCGAACCCCTGCTGCCGGTAAAGGACAGGCGCCCCGCTTCCGCCTGGTACCAGCAGCTGCACCTGCACCCGGCAGTACTGGCGCTGGATGCCAAGATCGATGCGGCGGCCACCGGTATCGATCTGGCGCGGCAGAAATATAAACCCGAATGGGGCCTCAAGGCCGCTTACGGTATCCGCGGCGAAGACCCCGCGGGACAGGAGCGCACCGATCTGCTCACCGTCGGGGTCAGTTTTGATCTGCCGCTGTTCACCGCCAAACGGCAGGACAAAATCCTCAGCGCCGCGGTGGCGCGCACCGCCGCCACGGAAACCGAGAAATCCCTGCTGATCCGCAAACTGCTCGCGCAGCTGGAGAATGCGCGCCTGCAACTGATCCGCCTCGACCAGCGCCGCACGCTCTATCGGCAACAGTTATTGCCGCAAATGCGCGAACAGGCCGAGGCTTCTCTGGCGGCCTATTACAACGATGAGGGCGATTTCGCCGAGGCGGTGCGCGCGCGTATCGCCGAGCTCAACGCCAAGATCGATGCGCTGGATATCGCGGTCGAACGCCTGCAAGTCATCGCGCAGCTGAATTACCTGCTCACCCGGGTGCCGGCGGAAACAGGAGAGCCGCAAAAATGA
- a CDS encoding efflux RND transporter periplasmic adaptor subunit: MNNRRKILLFIALGIAIGLCAALLLRGDRDQSASGGQRKPLYWVAPMDPNYRRDKPGKSPMGMDLVPVYEEGKGAGDAPGTVRISPEVVNNLGVRTAAVELGRFDAEIRTVGYVQYDEKQLVQINPRVEGWIEKLYVNADGDPVSRGMPLYTIYSPELVNAQEELVLALKHNNRLLIRAARERLNALQLPRSAIDRLIKTRKVQRTVTVYAPQSGVVDKLQVREGIFVKPGMTILSIGALDTVWVIGEIFARQAAQVNKGDPVTMRLEYLPGQSLTGTVDYIYPTVNQATRTAQIRTRFANRDHQLKPNMFAQLTIHARRGQQTLLIPAAALIRTGGKPRVVLALGDGRFKSVNVKTGRIGEQQVEILAGLREGERIVTSAQFLIDSESSKTSDFMRMEPRHPMQHDQRGERP, encoded by the coding sequence ATGAACAACCGTAGAAAAATTCTGCTGTTTATTGCGCTGGGCATCGCGATCGGTCTCTGCGCCGCCCTGTTACTGCGCGGCGACCGCGACCAGTCAGCCAGCGGCGGCCAGCGCAAACCGCTGTACTGGGTCGCGCCGATGGATCCCAACTACCGCCGGGACAAACCGGGCAAATCGCCCATGGGCATGGACCTGGTGCCGGTCTATGAAGAGGGCAAGGGCGCGGGCGATGCGCCGGGCACAGTGCGCATTTCCCCGGAGGTGGTCAATAACCTGGGCGTGCGCACTGCCGCCGTCGAGCTCGGCCGCTTCGACGCCGAAATCCGCACCGTGGGTTATGTCCAGTACGATGAAAAGCAGCTTGTGCAGATCAATCCCCGCGTCGAGGGCTGGATAGAAAAACTCTACGTGAACGCCGACGGAGACCCGGTAAGCCGCGGCATGCCCCTGTACACCATTTATTCCCCGGAACTCGTCAATGCCCAGGAAGAGCTGGTACTGGCACTGAAACACAACAACCGACTCCTGATCCGGGCAGCGCGCGAGCGTTTGAACGCGCTGCAGCTGCCGCGTAGTGCAATCGACCGACTGATCAAAACCCGCAAGGTACAGCGCACTGTTACGGTTTACGCGCCGCAGTCCGGGGTGGTCGACAAGCTCCAGGTGCGCGAAGGGATTTTTGTTAAACCGGGCATGACGATACTTTCTATCGGCGCGCTCGACACCGTGTGGGTCATCGGGGAGATCTTCGCCCGCCAGGCGGCGCAGGTGAACAAAGGCGATCCGGTCACCATGCGGCTCGAATACCTGCCCGGGCAGAGCTTGACCGGCACGGTCGACTACATCTACCCGACCGTGAATCAAGCGACGCGCACGGCACAAATACGGACCCGCTTTGCCAACCGCGACCACCAGCTGAAGCCGAATATGTTTGCCCAGCTCACCATCCACGCGCGCCGCGGCCAACAGACGCTGTTGATTCCCGCCGCGGCGCTGATCCGCACCGGCGGCAAACCGCGCGTGGTGCTGGCGCTGGGCGACGGCAGGTTCAAATCCGTCAATGTGAAAACCGGCCGCATCGGTGAGCAACAGGTGGAAATCCTGGCAGGACTGCGCGAAGGCGAGCGCATCGTGACATCGGCACAGTTCCTGATCGACTCCGAATCGAGCAAAACCTCGGACTTCATGCGCATGGAACCCCGTCATCCGATGCAACACGACCAACGCGGGGAACGGCCATGA